One genomic segment of Kiritimatiella glycovorans includes these proteins:
- a CDS encoding IS3 family transposase (programmed frameshift), giving the protein MKKPRRNHSAQFKARIAMEALRGIKTVAEIAAENNVHPTMVTRWKTELTEGAADLFERKNAPDLEKRGLEKNCERLERKVGQLVIEKEWMEKKCRVGDRSVRKALVDPSDAQLSLRRQCALLGVNRNRLTPPEPRATITDLRIMRMLDELHLRFPTFGTRGLRRLLKREQGLNVGRKRLRRLMRLAHISALRPRPRTSAPGKGHRIYPYLLRGVDVTRPNQVWCADITYIPMPRGYCYLVAVMDWYSRKVLGWELSTTMDTAFCLRAFRSAVATAGRAPEIMNTDQGSQFTSTDWIREMKQHEGLKISMDGTGRWVDNVFIERLWWSLKYEDVYLKSYETPRETGRGVGAWLERYNTERPHSSIGDRTPDGAYFGIEAESKWRAA; this is encoded by the exons ATGAAGAAGCCGAGACGAAATCACAGCGCGCAGTTCAAGGCGCGTATCGCGATGGAAGCGTTGCGCGGCATCAAGACCGTGGCGGAGATCGCGGCGGAAAACAACGTGCATCCGACCATGGTGACTCGATGGAAGACGGAGCTCACAGAGGGCGCAGCCGATCTCTTTGAGCGCAAGAACGCGCCGGACCTAGAAAAGCGCGGGCTGGAAAAGAACTGCGAGCGGCTGGAGCGAAAAGTAGGTCAGCTGGTGATTGAGAAGGAGTGGATGGAAAAAAAATGC CGAGTTGGGGATCGATCCGTGAGGAAGGCTCTGGTGGATCCTTCTGATGCTCAACTCTCGCTGCGGCGCCAATGTGCTCTGCTGGGCGTCAACCGGAACCGGTTGACGCCGCCGGAGCCCAGGGCGACGATCACGGACTTACGGATTATGAGGATGCTCGACGAACTTCATCTGCGTTTCCCGACGTTCGGGACGCGGGGGCTGCGCCGATTACTCAAGCGCGAACAGGGGCTGAACGTGGGGCGAAAGCGGCTTCGCCGGCTGATGAGGCTCGCGCATATCTCGGCTCTCCGCCCGCGGCCGCGGACCAGCGCACCGGGCAAGGGGCATCGCATCTATCCGTATTTGCTGCGTGGAGTGGATGTTACGCGGCCGAATCAGGTCTGGTGCGCCGATATCACCTATATCCCGATGCCGCGAGGGTATTGCTACCTGGTGGCCGTCATGGACTGGTACAGCCGGAAAGTGCTCGGGTGGGAACTGAGCACCACGATGGATACCGCGTTCTGCCTGCGGGCCTTTCGATCGGCGGTGGCCACGGCCGGACGGGCGCCGGAGATCATGAATACCGATCAGGGCTCGCAGTTCACGTCGACGGATTGGATCAGGGAGATGAAACAGCACGAGGGCTTAAAAATCAGCATGGATGGGACGGGCCGCTGGGTGGACAATGTGTTCATCGAGCGGCTGTGGTGGAGCCTGAAGTATGAGGATGTTTATCTGAAAAGCTATGAAACGCCCCGGGAAACCGGGCGCGGCGTGGGGGCGTGGCTGGAGCGCTACAATACCGAACGTCCGCATTCATCGATCGGGGATCGAACGCCCGATGGGGCGTACTTCGGAATCGAGGCGGAGTCGAAATGGAGAGCGGCATGA
- a CDS encoding GntR family transcriptional regulator — MSDQIYDWLREQIETWDIDKPLPSQNKIMKDFGVSLASVNTAFGRLVDEGRVERHRGRGSFIARKDVRQYSAAKKNSRPKVVIVSYDYFSETIWTNTHLCDEFLDRAGYQSIQFKLKKTDQEGRVREFLQAEEGIAGVVVDLSTRLLHMDSRFLNSLKVPVVLLEPVDSLADLDRVHAVHPDYEQSGFMMAEELLKCGHRHIAYVGDIPENEVTDAHRRGILAAFREHKRGTRSLVSQKNRAQPGEYAAEAGYRLTAQLVREHPNVDGILFDSAHGAFAAIRALNEVGKRVPEDVSVIGEGDYTFARFCSPPITVTAFDSRERIRRAIDYIVSPEKAASKEVVVPAGLIRRNSVFSRKR, encoded by the coding sequence GTGTCGGATCAGATATATGACTGGCTGCGTGAGCAGATCGAGACGTGGGATATCGACAAGCCGTTGCCTTCGCAGAACAAGATTATGAAGGATTTCGGCGTTTCGCTGGCGTCGGTGAACACGGCGTTCGGGCGTTTGGTTGATGAGGGGCGGGTGGAGCGCCACCGCGGGCGGGGGTCGTTCATTGCCCGGAAGGATGTGCGCCAGTACTCGGCAGCAAAGAAAAACTCCCGGCCCAAAGTGGTGATTGTGTCGTACGATTATTTTTCGGAGACCATCTGGACCAATACGCATCTGTGCGATGAATTCCTGGATCGTGCAGGATACCAGTCGATTCAGTTTAAGCTGAAAAAGACGGATCAGGAAGGGCGTGTGCGTGAATTTCTTCAGGCAGAAGAAGGGATTGCCGGTGTTGTGGTGGATTTGAGTACGCGCTTGCTGCACATGGACAGCCGTTTTTTGAACAGCCTGAAGGTTCCGGTTGTGCTGCTGGAGCCGGTGGACAGCCTTGCCGACCTGGACCGGGTTCATGCCGTACACCCGGATTATGAGCAGAGCGGGTTTATGATGGCCGAGGAGCTGTTGAAATGCGGCCACCGCCACATCGCGTATGTGGGCGATATCCCTGAAAACGAAGTGACCGATGCACACCGGCGGGGCATCCTTGCGGCTTTCCGCGAGCACAAAAGGGGTACGCGAAGCCTTGTTTCGCAGAAGAACAGGGCGCAGCCGGGGGAGTATGCCGCCGAGGCGGGATACCGCTTGACGGCTCAACTGGTTCGCGAGCACCCGAACGTGGACGGGATTCTGTTCGATTCGGCGCACGGGGCTTTTGCCGCCATCCGTGCTTTGAACGAGGTCGGAAAAAGGGTTCCGGAGGACGTCAGCGTGATCGGGGAGGGCGATTACACTTTCGCCCGCTTTTGCAGCCCGCCGATTACGGTGACCGCGTTTGACTCCCGCGAGCGGATCCGCCGGGCCATCGACTACATCGTCAGTCCTGAAAAGGCCGCTTCCAAGGAAGTGGTGGTTCCTGCCGGGCTGATCCGCCGCAACAGCGTCTTTTCCCGCAAGCGCTGA
- a CDS encoding DNRLRE domain-containing protein: MKKITKGDEMKKITKGDGMKKIGFISCIILLAAGGACADVLFASADAMIDGGDTDTNFGAATQLFLRGGGGANTEKLYYQFDVEGILGSGEVFDGVEFSIATHPNQPVNATGFNWTLHGITDNNDSWTESGITWDNAPKNDTSGTGVVSGGTTNLANFTFASVPAGTATYTISGAGLDEYLNWKAGAIADPYGNGAADNTVATIIVTANNSSLGRILSKEGTGVNDPQLSYTVIPEPATIGLFSVCAGLLLVSRRLLL, translated from the coding sequence ATGAAGAAGATAACGAAAGGAGATGAGATGAAGAAGATAACGAAAGGAGATGGGATGAAGAAGATAGGGTTCATTAGTTGCATAATCCTCTTAGCGGCTGGGGGCGCATGCGCGGACGTGCTGTTTGCCTCCGCGGATGCGATGATTGACGGGGGCGACACGGACACGAACTTCGGCGCTGCCACCCAATTGTTCCTGCGTGGTGGGGGCGGTGCCAATACGGAAAAACTCTACTACCAGTTCGATGTCGAAGGCATTCTCGGCTCGGGCGAGGTCTTCGACGGCGTCGAGTTTTCGATCGCGACACACCCGAATCAACCTGTCAATGCCACCGGTTTTAACTGGACGCTCCACGGGATTACGGACAACAACGACTCGTGGACGGAAAGCGGCATCACTTGGGACAACGCTCCGAAGAACGACACGTCCGGAACCGGGGTGGTCTCGGGCGGAACCACCAACTTGGCGAATTTCACCTTTGCCTCCGTTCCAGCGGGCACAGCCACCTACACCATCTCCGGGGCCGGGTTGGACGAATATCTGAATTGGAAGGCAGGAGCGATCGCGGACCCCTATGGAAATGGGGCGGCTGACAATACGGTCGCGACCATCATCGTGACGGCGAACAACTCCAGTCTCGGTCGTATCCTTTCGAAGGAAGGAACGGGTGTCAATGACCCGCAACTGAGCTACACTGTTATCCCCGAACCGGCGACGATCGGCCTCTTTTCTGTATGTGCCGGGCTGTTGCTGGTGTCGCGTCGGCTTCTTCTCTAG
- a CDS encoding GntR family transcriptional regulator — protein MNRASPYLTSQIIYRFAFRRSEVSYFHMGTDGKGGRVASPVGGNGGLVSDQIYDWLREQIETWDIDKPLPSQNKIMKDFGVSLASVNTAFGRLVDEGRVERHRGRGSFIARKDVRQYSAAKKNSRPKVVIVSYDYFSETIWTNTHLCDEFLDRAGYQSIQFKLKKTDQEGRVREFLQAEEGIAGVVVDLSTRLLHMDSRFLNSLKVPVVLLEPVDSLADLDRVHAVHPDYEQSGFMMAEELLKCGHRHIAYVGDIPENEVTDAHRRGILAAFREHKRGTRSLVSQKNRAQPGEYAAEAGYRLTAQLVREHPNVDGILFDSAHGAFAAIRALNEVGKRVPEDVSVIGEGDYSFARFCSPPITVTAFDSRERIRRAIDYIVSPEKAASKEVVVPAGLIRRNSVFSRKR, from the coding sequence ATGAACCGGGCTTCGCCCTATTTGACTTCGCAAATTATTTATCGCTTCGCTTTCAGGCGAAGCGAAGTATCTTACTTTCATATGGGTACAGATGGCAAAGGTGGAAGGGTTGCATCTCCGGTGGGCGGTAACGGGGGATTGGTGTCGGATCAGATATATGACTGGCTGCGTGAGCAGATCGAGACGTGGGATATCGACAAGCCGTTGCCTTCGCAGAACAAGATTATGAAGGATTTCGGCGTTTCGCTGGCGTCGGTGAACACGGCGTTCGGGCGTTTGGTTGACGAGGGGCGGGTGGAGCGCCACCGCGGGCGGGGGTCGTTCATTGCCCGGAAGGATGTGCGCCAGTACTCGGCAGCAAAGAAAAACTCCCGGCCCAAAGTGGTGATTGTGTCGTACGATTATTTTTCGGAGACCATCTGGACCAATACGCATCTGTGCGATGAATTCCTGGATCGTGCAGGATACCAGTCGATTCAGTTCAAGCTGAAAAAGACGGATCAGGAAGGGCGTGTGCGTGAATTTCTTCAGGCAGAAGAAGGGATTGCCGGTGTTGTGGTGGATTTGAGTACGCGCTTGCTGCACATGGACAGCCGTTTTTTGAACAGCCTGAAGGTTCCGGTTGTGCTGCTGGAGCCGGTGGACAGCCTTGCCGACCTGGACCGGGTTCATGCCGTACACCCGGATTATGAGCAGAGCGGGTTTATGATGGCCGAGGAGCTGTTGAAATGCGGCCACCGCCACATCGCGTATGTGGGCGATATCCCTGAAAACGAAGTGACCGATGCACACCGGCGGGGCATCCTTGCGGCTTTCCGCGAGCACAAAAGGGGTACGCGAAGCCTTGTTTCGCAGAAGAACAGGGCGCAGCCGGGGGAGTATGCCGCCGAGGCGGGATACCGCTTGACGGCTCAACTGGTTCGCGAGCACCCGAACGTGGACGGGATTCTGTTCGATTCGGCGCACGGGGCTTTTGCCGCCATCCGTGCTTTGAACGAGGTCGGAAAAAGGGTTCCGGAGGACGTCAGCGTGATCGGGGAGGGCGATTACAGTTTCGCCCGCTTTTGCAGCCCGCCGATTACGGTGACCGCGTTTGACTCCCGCGAGCGGATCCGCCGGGCCATCGACTACATCGTCAGTCCTGAAAAGGCCGCTTCCAAGGAAGTGGTGGTTCCTGCCGGGCTGATCCGCCGCAACAGCGTCTTTTCCCGCAAGCGCTGA
- a CDS encoding glycosyl hydrolase, translating into MKANKAVVLFAATVAFAGGACADVVVASADAMIDGGGPDTNFGSDDQLYLRGGGGVSTEKLYYQFDVEGILGSGEVFDGVEFSITTHPTQPANTTGFNWTLHGITDNNDSWTENGITWANAPKNDTSGTGVDSTGTTTLANFTFDPVPAGTDTYTISGAGLDEYLNWKAGAIADPYGNGAADNTVATIIVTANNGFLGRILSLEGTGLQTRKPQLSFDVVPYVVPELAISFRNPPREASAATWWHWMNGSVTEEGITKDLEAFARVGVETVMLFSVNHYVAGPVRFGTDEWFEMIEHFLREAARLDLEVGFHNCDGFNEAGGPWVPVEESMKRLSWTETAVEAGTSNPIRLPLPDVRDGFYCDIAVLAFPEEARARNLLTARAVDLGGHLEALTDSSWLTGPELQKGEDGLDYQFTFRFCEPASPASFLAVLDTAARRGNVRLEVKRDEAWRVVGRCEFVGRHDASYRLVSGKIDDLSPAREFRLSVSAGSPVRLAELVLSEAPRVPAFGQLAGHQKYGRHFDEAIPLREWGASDAGIDPAEIIDLSGCMGPDGSLDWHPDSGDWTVIRMGFTTTGAKNHPATREGTGYEVDKFDPRAVERHFDAYLGKIAELAAELPENPLRYTEVDSWEAGPQNWSAVLPDFFAGRNGYSLDPWMVALTGRIVESPLATKQFLYDFRESIAEAVAVNFIGEMRRQSEERGLTFLCEAYGSGIFSHIRSGYQAGMPMDEFWGRYGVENPDAVPKTNPEAKLEISELGMGREMTYRAPSAAHTAPSAPWRSPRVSAEAFTSQPVTSSWQNHPRALKRLGDAAFATGINWFVFHTSTHQPYEGFAPGMTFSRWGIHFERANTWFDLSAPWLDYLGRAQAVLQHGRSVREVCLLTTRAIDTFGRPFDLTLGNYFFDWAAPEALVGAGVEDGRLLLANGQEYDLLMLDSREGIPLEVLRKLSALLEAGLTVIAQKPSHPISRRHLPEAAAEVDSLSDALWGPGEPAPRGERSIGNGRLLWGWTPVEALEHLGIPNDFTIPGQENDPDIPVNFCHRRLPEREVYFLANRSKQKIAFTGLFRSGAETASLWFPDSGRIERLEVMQRDDGRWSAELELDTYESAFVVFGPVPRVAEPPPTATRTLASIPGPWTLRFQPGRGAPEQVTLQSLQDLAEHDLPGVRDFSGVIDYETTFSFDGDPSAPGLALDFDRVEVIAEVFLNGSQIGATWTFPHRIPVGEAMLRGENLLRVRVATTWVNRLIADSRLPIDANWLPDTGLGLGQGAFLREWPEWFQDPDLPRPTERIGFATYKWWTPEDASMPSGLLGQVRLVAAITDSEVSR; encoded by the coding sequence ATGAAGGCGAATAAGGCAGTTGTTCTATTTGCGGCTACGGTAGCTTTTGCGGGGGGCGCATGCGCGGACGTGGTGGTTGCCTCCGCGGATGCGATGATTGACGGGGGCGGCCCGGACACGAACTTCGGCAGTGACGACCAATTGTACCTGCGTGGTGGGGGCGGTGTCAGTACGGAAAAACTCTACTACCAGTTCGATGTCGAAGGCATTCTCGGCTCGGGCGAGGTCTTCGACGGCGTCGAGTTTTCGATCACGACACACCCGACTCAACCTGCCAATACCACCGGTTTTAACTGGACGCTCCACGGGATTACGGACAACAACGACTCGTGGACGGAAAACGGCATCACTTGGGCCAACGCTCCGAAGAACGACACGTCCGGAACCGGGGTGGACTCGACCGGAACCACCACCTTGGCGAATTTCACCTTTGACCCCGTTCCAGCGGGCACAGACACCTACACCATCTCCGGGGCCGGGTTGGACGAGTATCTGAATTGGAAGGCAGGAGCGATCGCGGACCCCTATGGAAATGGGGCGGCTGACAATACGGTCGCGACCATCATCGTGACGGCGAACAACGGCTTTCTCGGTCGTATCCTTTCGCTGGAAGGAACAGGGTTGCAGACCCGCAAGCCGCAGCTTAGCTTTGATGTCGTTCCCTATGTCGTTCCCGAGCTGGCGATCAGTTTTCGAAATCCGCCGCGGGAAGCGAGCGCCGCCACTTGGTGGCACTGGATGAACGGGAGTGTGACGGAGGAGGGGATTACCAAAGATCTGGAGGCCTTTGCGCGGGTGGGCGTCGAAACCGTGATGCTCTTCTCAGTCAATCACTACGTGGCCGGCCCGGTGCGATTCGGTACCGATGAGTGGTTTGAGATGATCGAGCATTTCCTGCGCGAGGCGGCACGACTCGACCTGGAGGTCGGTTTCCACAACTGCGACGGGTTCAACGAAGCCGGCGGGCCTTGGGTGCCGGTGGAGGAATCGATGAAGCGTTTGAGCTGGACGGAGACGGCTGTCGAGGCCGGGACGTCAAACCCGATCCGCCTGCCGCTGCCGGACGTGCGCGATGGGTTTTACTGCGATATCGCAGTGTTGGCTTTCCCCGAGGAGGCGCGCGCTCGGAACCTCCTCACCGCTCGAGCGGTTGACCTCGGCGGTCATCTAGAAGCCCTGACCGACTCCAGTTGGCTCACCGGTCCGGAGCTGCAGAAGGGTGAAGACGGCCTGGACTACCAATTCACCTTCCGCTTTTGCGAGCCGGCCAGTCCGGCTTCCTTTCTCGCCGTCCTCGACACTGCGGCGCGCCGCGGGAACGTTAGGCTTGAAGTGAAGCGCGACGAGGCTTGGCGGGTGGTGGGACGTTGCGAGTTCGTCGGGCGGCATGACGCAAGCTACCGGCTCGTCTCGGGAAAGATCGACGACCTATCGCCAGCAAGGGAATTCCGGCTGAGCGTTTCTGCGGGCTCACCGGTGCGCCTCGCCGAATTGGTGCTTTCCGAGGCACCGCGGGTGCCTGCTTTCGGGCAGCTCGCCGGTCACCAGAAATACGGTCGCCATTTTGACGAGGCGATTCCACTTCGGGAATGGGGTGCTTCCGATGCCGGGATTGATCCTGCCGAAATCATCGACTTGAGCGGTTGCATGGGCCCCGATGGGAGCCTCGACTGGCATCCCGATTCGGGCGATTGGACGGTGATCCGCATGGGCTTTACCACGACGGGGGCAAAAAACCACCCGGCCACGCGGGAAGGAACCGGATACGAGGTGGACAAGTTCGATCCCCGGGCGGTCGAGCGCCATTTCGACGCCTATCTGGGAAAGATCGCGGAGCTTGCGGCGGAACTGCCGGAGAATCCGCTCCGCTATACCGAAGTCGATAGCTGGGAGGCCGGGCCGCAGAATTGGTCGGCGGTCTTGCCGGACTTCTTCGCCGGGCGCAATGGCTACTCGCTTGATCCCTGGATGGTCGCGCTAACCGGCCGGATCGTGGAGAGCCCGCTCGCGACCAAGCAATTCCTCTACGACTTCCGCGAGAGCATCGCCGAAGCCGTCGCGGTGAATTTCATCGGCGAAATGCGGCGGCAATCAGAGGAGCGCGGCCTGACCTTTCTCTGCGAAGCCTACGGCTCCGGCATCTTCTCACACATTCGATCGGGCTATCAAGCGGGTATGCCAATGGACGAGTTCTGGGGGCGTTACGGCGTCGAAAACCCCGATGCCGTTCCCAAAACGAATCCGGAAGCCAAACTGGAGATATCCGAACTCGGCATGGGCCGGGAGATGACCTATCGAGCGCCGTCGGCCGCCCACACAGCGCCGTCCGCGCCGTGGCGCAGTCCGCGGGTTTCGGCCGAGGCCTTTACCAGTCAGCCTGTGACCAGCTCCTGGCAGAATCATCCGAGGGCCTTGAAGCGCTTGGGCGATGCGGCGTTCGCCACCGGCATCAACTGGTTCGTCTTCCACACGAGCACCCATCAGCCCTATGAGGGCTTTGCGCCGGGGATGACCTTCTCGCGGTGGGGGATTCATTTCGAACGCGCCAACACTTGGTTTGATTTGTCCGCGCCCTGGCTGGACTACCTGGGAAGGGCACAGGCGGTTCTCCAGCACGGTCGCAGCGTCCGGGAGGTCTGCCTCCTGACCACCCGCGCGATCGACACCTTCGGCCGGCCCTTTGATCTCACACTTGGAAACTACTTTTTCGACTGGGCAGCACCCGAGGCCCTCGTCGGCGCTGGTGTCGAAGACGGGCGGTTGCTCCTCGCCAACGGCCAGGAATATGATCTCCTGATGCTCGACAGCCGGGAAGGGATTCCGCTGGAGGTGTTGCGCAAGCTGTCGGCCTTGCTGGAGGCGGGCCTGACGGTGATCGCGCAAAAGCCGAGCCACCCGATCAGCCGGAGGCACCTGCCGGAAGCAGCGGCGGAGGTCGACAGCCTGTCCGACGCTCTCTGGGGTCCGGGCGAACCGGCCCCGCGCGGTGAGCGTTCCATCGGCAATGGGCGGTTGCTTTGGGGATGGACGCCGGTCGAGGCGCTCGAACATCTGGGCATCCCCAACGACTTCACCATTCCCGGCCAGGAAAACGACCCGGATATTCCGGTCAACTTCTGCCATCGCCGCCTGCCGGAGCGTGAGGTGTATTTCCTCGCCAACCGGAGTAAACAGAAAATCGCTTTCACCGGCCTGTTCCGTTCGGGCGCGGAAACGGCCTCCCTATGGTTTCCGGATTCCGGTCGCATCGAACGCTTGGAGGTCATGCAGCGGGACGACGGTCGATGGAGCGCGGAACTCGAACTGGATACCTATGAATCGGCTTTCGTTGTCTTCGGACCCGTTCCCCGAGTGGCCGAGCCTCCACCGACTGCTACGCGCACCCTGGCATCCATCCCCGGTCCCTGGACGCTTCGATTCCAGCCGGGGCGTGGCGCCCCCGAACAGGTCACCTTGCAGAGTCTGCAGGATCTCGCGGAGCACGATCTCCCCGGAGTCCGCGATTTCTCGGGAGTCATCGATTATGAGACGACCTTTTCGTTCGATGGCGACCCGTCGGCGCCGGGGCTGGCGCTGGACTTTGATCGGGTCGAGGTCATTGCCGAGGTTTTTCTCAATGGCTCCCAGATCGGCGCAACCTGGACCTTCCCACACCGCATCCCGGTGGGGGAGGCCATGCTCAGAGGGGAAAACCTTCTCCGCGTGCGGGTCGCGACGACCTGGGTCAACCGCCTCATCGCCGACTCCAGGCTGCCGATCGATGCCAACTGGCTCCCGGATACCGGGTTGGGTCTCGGCCAGGGCGCCTTCCTCCGCGAGTGGCCGGAGTGGTTCCAAGACCCGGACCTGCCGCGGCCAACGGAACGCATCGGCTTTGCGACCTACAAGTGGTGGACTCCGGAAGACGCGTCGATGCCATCCGGCCTGCTCGGACAGGTGCGACTGGTTGCGGCAATAACCGATTCGGAAGTGTCCCGTTGA
- a CDS encoding IS256 family transposase, with protein MSDNSVLEALGQVEPSAAGDVFRDWLRGEMRTLIADILAEEVTELCGPAYKPAGDRGCRRAGGTRVGLRIDGIDEEIRKPRVRRHEADTSKEVRLKSYDAVNRADDLRDRILRATAAGVSSRDQKTLYPDSAPGRSRVSRAWIVEGRQRIQKLRDRDLKSERFFCMLLDGIVLSEDLSAIVGLGITLDGRKVMLDFEIGAQESTEVCDALLDRLVHRGLEFEGDPLAVLDGSRALHNSVLKHFPRARIQRCLVHKERNIKRCLSRRHHGSVSDLFKRLRSVEGEEAGREALADLERFLSRHSHKALESLHEAGEELITVHKLNAPSTLHTTLTNTNCIENPFRNTRAKIGRVKRWRAETDQAERWLAYSLLRAEKGFRRIKGYRQIPVLLKSLGWPSEAVEASLRSALGPPGHPASGGNGLHSTTPHPQAESEANCRTGTGQVNDKELHRNEDRDRQRVSTGFGTSPRHHRRSLSRLRQSGSQQRPSQCRSGYLARPAPCPLFRCGSRWHPRIVA; from the coding sequence ATGAGTGACAATAGCGTCCTTGAAGCCCTTGGACAAGTTGAACCGTCTGCAGCAGGAGATGTTTTCCGTGACTGGCTGCGTGGTGAAATGCGAACCCTGATCGCCGATATTCTGGCTGAAGAGGTCACAGAACTGTGTGGTCCGGCCTACAAGCCGGCAGGGGACAGAGGCTGCCGACGTGCCGGCGGAACCCGCGTAGGACTTCGAATTGACGGTATTGATGAGGAGATCCGCAAGCCGCGTGTACGTCGCCATGAGGCAGACACATCGAAGGAGGTCAGGCTTAAAAGTTACGACGCGGTCAACAGGGCCGACGACCTTCGTGACCGTATCTTGCGTGCCACAGCTGCCGGAGTCAGTTCACGTGATCAGAAAACCTTGTATCCCGATTCAGCGCCCGGACGCAGCAGGGTTTCCCGCGCCTGGATTGTCGAGGGCCGACAGCGCATACAGAAGCTCCGTGACCGCGACCTGAAGTCCGAGAGGTTCTTCTGCATGCTGCTGGACGGCATTGTACTGTCCGAGGATCTCAGCGCCATTGTGGGGCTGGGCATTACGCTGGACGGCCGCAAAGTTATGCTGGATTTTGAAATAGGCGCACAGGAATCGACAGAAGTGTGTGACGCATTGCTCGACCGGCTTGTCCACCGCGGTCTTGAGTTCGAGGGCGATCCGTTGGCGGTTCTCGACGGTTCTCGGGCACTTCATAACAGCGTCTTGAAGCATTTTCCGCGAGCGCGCATTCAACGATGCCTGGTGCATAAGGAACGAAATATTAAGCGTTGTCTCTCCAGGCGTCATCACGGCAGCGTGAGCGACCTTTTCAAGCGTCTCCGCTCCGTGGAAGGCGAAGAAGCCGGACGTGAAGCACTCGCCGATCTGGAACGCTTTCTGAGCCGGCACAGCCACAAGGCCCTGGAATCCCTGCACGAGGCCGGTGAGGAGCTCATTACGGTTCACAAGCTGAATGCGCCGTCCACTCTACACACCACGTTGACGAACACAAACTGCATCGAGAACCCGTTCCGAAACACACGCGCAAAAATCGGGCGGGTGAAGCGTTGGCGCGCAGAGACGGATCAGGCGGAACGCTGGCTGGCCTATTCGCTTCTGAGGGCCGAGAAAGGGTTCCGTCGAATCAAAGGCTATCGTCAGATCCCGGTGCTTTTGAAATCCCTGGGCTGGCCATCGGAAGCTGTTGAGGCGTCGCTCCGCTCCGCCCTTGGCCCTCCGGGCCATCCCGCCTCCGGCGGGAACGGGCTCCACTCCACGACGCCTCACCCCCAGGCAGAGAGCGAAGCGAACTGCCGAACAGGGACTGGACAAGTGAATGACAAGGAACTACATCGAAATGAAGACCGAGACCGCCAACGAGTTTCAACAGGATTCGGGACATCCCCTCGCCACCACCGCCGCAGTCTGTCGCGCTTACGCCAGTCCGGTTCTCAGCAACGCCCAAGCCAGTGCCGTTCTGGCTACTTGGCACGCCCGGCCCCATGTCCGTTGTTTCGATGCGGAAGTCGATGGCACCCGCGAATTGTGGCTTGA
- a CDS encoding DUF4160 domain-containing protein, translating into MRIARKAVGNKAIVDIETLALIGHQLPPCARGLVIEWASIHQDELREGKAKPKKSRPARKADRLLAKP; encoded by the coding sequence ATGCGAATCGCTCGGAAAGCCGTTGGCAACAAGGCAATCGTGGACATCGAGACCCTTGCATTGATCGGACACCAACTCCCGCCCTGCGCCCGTGGTCTTGTCATCGAATGGGCCAGCATCCATCAGGACGAATTGCGAGAAGGCAAGGCGAAGCCGAAAAAAAGCCGACCCGCCCGGAAGGCGGATCGGCTTTTGGCAAAGCCTTGA